TTCAAAATACTTATCTCAGGTAGATCGAGTTCTGAAAAAAATTGGTTTATTATTGGTATCAACAAATAAAGAGGGGACTTCCAATGTTATGACAATCGGTTGGGGTTTATTCGGGATATTATGGAACATGGATTTTGTGATGGTGGCGGTTAGACCTTCAAGACATACTTTCAATTTTATTGAAGAAACAGGAGAATTCACAATAAACGTTCCCACATTAGATCTGGCGGATGTTCTTGAATATTGTGGCACTGTTTCTGGTAGGGATGAGGATAAATTCGTAAAAATGAGTCTGGACCTTCTAAAAGGAACATTAGTATCGGCTCCTATTATCAAGCAATGTTGTTTGCATTTTGAGTGTCAGGTAACATATAAGACAAGATTGATACAAGAAAGTATACCAAAAGAAATTATTCTTGATCGATATCCAGAGGGAGATTTTCATACAATATACTTTGGTAAGATCTTGAATGTTCTCGCAGACAAGGATATCAGCAGTAAAATAAAATTATTTTAGATTGATCTCCTTAGCCATTATAAAAAAAGGTTAAATAGAGAAGATTAATCAATTTTTATAGTGTGAATTACATTGGTAATCGAATGGGTTATAGCTGGAGGTATTATAGCAGCATCTGCATTGGTAGGCGCCGGTATAGGTCACCACTACGCTTCAAAGCATGAGCCGTACTATGTTTATCCAAGCTATGGATATTATAGACCTGCATACTATTTTACTCCAAGACCTGTCTACTATTACTCTCCTTGCTGGTAGAGTAGAATTTCTAAAAAGGCTTCATGTAAATATATGCAGAATCATAACGCTACAATGCTTAGTAGTCTGGAAAAGTATTGGAATCTAAGACATGATTCCGCGAACTTTAGGTGCAACTTTCAGACTTTAAGTGTAAGTGTGATTTTAGGTGCAAAGCTATTATAAGCAATAACCTTTTTATTTTTCTGGTTAAATACTTCCAATTGTACACCTACTATCAGGTGTCCCCGTAGGGTAGAGGTTAGTGCGACCAAGCGTTTGACCTCGCCCTACGGCAACTTTTCAAAATCCTTTTTATAATCCACTTATTCTTGCCTTTGACTTCTATTCCACAAGCTTCTGCTGAAGTTTTATCGTTAGCGCGTGCGCTAACCAACTTAGGTCCGACCTCTATGCAAGTGTTTTCAGATGCTTTCAGCAACGGTCATTGTTATAGTACTTCTTACCTCACTTAGACTTCGAATATTACGGGCTACTATTTCCTTCAACTTGTCCATGGTTTCAGCTTCGACCTTGACTACTATATCATAAACACCGTAAACTATGTGTGCTTCTTTTACATTGCTGATGCTCCTTAATTGTTTGAGGAGATTTTTTTCTTCTCCCAATTCAGTACTTATAAATACAAAAGCCGCAAGCATATTTTTCCTATGGCAACAGTTATTTCTGGGGCGGAATCGAATTAGGTAGGAAAATTAGCAGTTCTTAGCTGGAGATTGAGAAAAACGCCTTAATGCTAAAAGCGAAACTCAAGATTCCGCTTTCCCAATAACCTATTTATGTAGAATATGTAGGTGAATGGCATAGATAAGGATTATCATTAATAGTGTTATCAATAGTTGTCATCAAATTTATATCTCTTGATGTGCAATCTTATGGTGCCAATGAGTGCTATTAATTAAAAAGTCCTAATAAGGAGTAAAAACATGGATCAAGAAAAACGAGGGCAAATTCTATTCTTTCTCGGTCTTATGGGATTGGTATTACTTCTTATTTTCATCATGAGTGGAGGCTTAATTCTTTTTGGAGGTGCCATTACAACACGACGGGGTGCTCTCATCCCTTTGTGGAGAGAAATTCTGTTATTGAGGTTGCCTATTTATGCAACCGTGATCGTATCCTTATTCCTCATCTATAGATTCTCAAGTCCTGAAAGGAAAAAAATCAATACTTCAATTGTCGCTATATTCTATGGAGTGTTATTTCTACTGGGATGGATTATACTTCAAATGATACTTTATGCCTCATGATTTGAAATTATTTTTGAATTATTGTGGGATGAAGGTTATATTTGGGAAGGTTTGAATCAGAATATTATTCTCTAGTGGTTCTTATTCTCTTTATAATATTCATAATTGCCACCGTATTCTTCAATGCAGTCATAGTCTTATACCCTATGCCGTTCACTAAATCCATAGCACGCTTTTTCTACCTTCTCATTCGTGCTTTCCTTATCAGCAGGGGCTTATTTCCCATAGGGCTTGTTGCAGTAGCGTTGTTATTCGATAGAATTATACAAAATAGGAAATTGAAAATAGCCGTAATGATCATTACCCTAAGCTTCGGGGTCTTTTTCCTTGCAGGAGTTTTAGCTGTACTTTTCTGGTTATTCATATAGTGATGTCATCAACCGATTTTTTACAGTCGCGCACGCGCTATCTCATTGCTCTTCCACCAGACACAGTTAATACCTCTCCGGTAATGAAATCAGATTCATCTGATGCTAAAAATAGAGCAGTATATGCTATTTCTTCAGGTTTACCGGTTCTCTTCAAAATGGCATCCTCAGTTCCTATCTTTATCCGATCCTGGCCTAAAGATTCAATCATATCGGTTTCTATAAGGCCTGGGCTGATAGCGTTTACGTTTATATCTGGACCTAGATGCAGGGCCAGTGAACGGGTTAAGCCTATGATCCCTACCTTAGAGACTACATAAGCGGTGTTCCTTATAGCTGATCTCTCTGGTAACCCAGATATCGAAGACATGCTGATTATTTTTCCCTTTTTTTGCTTTAGCATAATAGGCGCAACCTCTTTGGAGCATAGATAGGCGCCTTTCAAGTTGATATCCATGGTCTTGTCCCATATCTCCTCCGTAGTTTCGAGGAACGGTGCAGAAATAAGGATGCCAGCATTATTTACAAGGATATCTATCCGACCAAATTTTTCAACTGTCATTTTAACCATTTTCTTGACTTCATCCGCCTTGGAGACATCGGTCTTTACAAGAAGTGCTTCTCCACCTTGTTTTTGTATCTCTTCTGCTAAACTTGAAGCTTCTTTCTCAGATTTATTATAATTTATGACTGCTTTAGCTCCTTCTTGTGCGAAAAGTTTTGATATTGCACGACCTATTCCACGACTGGCACCTGTTACAAGCGCAACTTTTCCTTTAAGCCTCATAAGGTAACCTCTAAACTGAATTTTACATAATCACAATTCTTCAATACATGTAAAGCTTTCTAGTTAGCTGGTGCCAGAATCTTATAGATTATTATTTTTAACCTTACGCAAAAGATTTGTGGCTAATGAAAACTATTGTTAATTGTGGAGTACAATGGTAGAAAAACTTAGTGTAAAAGGTCTTGCTCTGAGCATAGGCATCCTTTGGGCCATAGCTATTCTTCTAACTGGTATTTCTGCAACAGTTTCTACTTGGGGCGATAAATGTGTGGAGCTCATTGGCTCAATGTATATTGGCTATTCTGCAACCATAGCTGGTAGCATTATCGGAGCTGTCTGGGGTCTAATCGATGGCCTCATTGCTGGAGCTGTAATTGCCTGGCTTTATAATCGATTTGCTTAAACTCCTATCTTTTTTTCTCTTTTAGTCAACCGAAAGTTAACAGGAAGATTCTCCATCCGTTAAGTTAACAGCACCTAAAGTCATAAGCATCCGACGAATTTTTACAGTTATTTGCATCCGATGCAGACTATACAGGATACTATAAGGTTATAGGACTTGTGTGTGGGTACCTTGGTGCGCGACGACGACGAAAAATCAAATGATCAGCGCGTGCGCCTTACTCTAACGAGTTCTCCAACCAATAATCCAACAGCGCGCGCGTTAAATGGAATTACTTTTTGCGGAGGTAAGAAAACTATAAGTTTCCCACCCACTCCTTTCTACCCATTGATTTGTCAAAAGATTATTTTCTATGGTCCAAATGGAAATTCCCGTAAATTTCACTGGTGCATAGTCAGGTGGGAGTCCATATAACCCCCCGTTCTTTCCCGATAGTAAGAACCTAGTCACAATTTTATCACCGGTTTCATTTGAAAACATATCCAGTGGTTGTAGTTTGGCATCAATTAAGAGCTTATGAAAATCAATTAACCAATTCTTGAAATTCTCTCTCCCCTTGATCTCCTTACCAGCTGAAATTGTAACTGTATTTAATGATACAATTGAATCCACAATATCAATATTGTGAGGGGGAGCCCATGCTTCATCCCAAAATCTTTGAACAATTTTCATTGAATCGTTTTTAGATGTACTTTCCATTGTCGTTTCTTCCTATGATAATGAGCCCTGCTTGGTCCAAAGCCCATGAGCATTCTCCATCTTTCTTAAAAACCTAGTACAGAAAATTAATTTATATAATTTTCGTCGTCGTCGGGTACCTTGGTGCGCACACACACTTGTAAATATATAACTAACGTTAATGGAAGAATTGGTGTGCATACACATACACAGCATATACAAGACAACCAAGCGTGCGCGCTAAGCGAAAGAATATTTTATTGA
This portion of the Candidatus Bathyarchaeota archaeon genome encodes:
- a CDS encoding flavin reductase family protein; the encoded protein is MEKTKVDPSKYLSQVDRVLKKIGLLLVSTNKEGTSNVMTIGWGLFGILWNMDFVMVAVRPSRHTFNFIEETGEFTINVPTLDLADVLEYCGTVSGRDEDKFVKMSLDLLKGTLVSAPIIKQCCLHFECQVTYKTRLIQESIPKEIILDRYPEGDFHTIYFGKILNVLADKDISSKIKLF
- a CDS encoding Lrp/AsnC ligand binding domain-containing protein, with the protein product MLAAFVFISTELGEEKNLLKQLRSISNVKEAHIVYGVYDIVVKVEAETMDKLKEIVARNIRSLSEVRSTITMTVAESI
- a CDS encoding 3-oxoacyl-ACP reductase FabG, whose translation is MRLKGKVALVTGASRGIGRAISKLFAQEGAKAVINYNKSEKEASSLAEEIQKQGGEALLVKTDVSKADEVKKMVKMTVEKFGRIDILVNNAGILISAPFLETTEEIWDKTMDINLKGAYLCSKEVAPIMLKQKKGKIISMSSISGLPERSAIRNTAYVVSKVGIIGLTRSLALHLGPDINVNAISPGLIETDMIESLGQDRIKIGTEDAILKRTGKPEEIAYTALFLASDESDFITGEVLTVSGGRAMR
- a CDS encoding bacteriophage holin, with protein sequence MVEKLSVKGLALSIGILWAIAILLTGISATVSTWGDKCVELIGSMYIGYSATIAGSIIGAVWGLIDGLIAGAVIAWLYNRFA
- a CDS encoding ester cyclase, coding for MESTSKNDSMKIVQRFWDEAWAPPHNIDIVDSIVSLNTVTISAGKEIKGRENFKNWLIDFHKLLIDAKLQPLDMFSNETGDKIVTRFLLSGKNGGLYGLPPDYAPVKFTGISIWTIENNLLTNQWVERSGWETYSFLTSAKSNSI